Genomic window (Desulforegulaceae bacterium):
GGAAGGTTTAGTCAACTCGGATTTGATTAAAAAAAGAAGTAATTGATAATATTTCAGGTAAAAGTTGTAATGATTATTGTGCCTGTCCCCTTTCTTCCTGGGGACTCTGGACACATTTCTCATTTTGGGGCTAAAAAGACCACTCTAAGCCTGTTTCAAGCACTTATTTGAAAAATATTTGTATATGTTTCAAACACTTAGCGTGGTCCGACCCCGTATTATTGTACTCCGTATTATTGCACATTTCTCATTTTGGGGCTAAAAAGACCACTCTAAGCCTGTTTCAAGCCCTTATTTGAAAAATATTTGTATATGTTTCAAACACTTAGCGTGGTCCGACCCCGTATTAAACCCTATATCTTTAAACAGACCTGTCTTTACCCATCTATAGCCTGAAGATTACCTGCAAAACTTCAAACCCGGGTAATTATTTAACGGAGGTATTAATGAACAATGCTCGCCTAAAATTACAAATCAACCAAAAGAAATATAAAAGATCATATTCAGATCAAAAATTCTGGGAAAAATTAAAATCCTTACCGGGTACAGCCGGATGTAAGATTATAAGGACTGCTGTTACTTTATATGCCGTACTGACTCAGCCCCATATCCCCCTATGGGCAAAGACCAGTATTATTCTGGCATTGGGATATTTTATCAGTCCTGTTGATGCCATACCTGACTTTATCATACCAGCAGGCTATATTGACGACCTTGCTGTAATGGCTTCTGTGCTGGCCCGGCTGCATTCCTATAAAAACAATAACAATGTTAAACAAAAGGTTGATACTCTCCTTCCAGATATTTGCCTGGACCCGGAATAAATAAAGCCGCATCAGATCAAAGCCCTATGTATGGAGCTTAAATCCCATACCCTGAAATTGACCCATCCAACCTATCCAGTCAAAAAACTTTTTCAGCCGGATATTGTGTGTGTCCGGCTGTTTTATTTAAGGAGATACAAAGATGCTTATTACAGATAATATCCTTAAACTTGAAGATATTGTTGCAGAGTTTATCAGTGTAGATGAAACCCTTGA
Coding sequences:
- a CDS encoding YkvA family protein, translating into MNNARLKLQINQKKYKRSYSDQKFWEKLKSLPGTAGCKIIRTAVTLYAVLTQPHIPLWAKTSIILALGYFISPVDAIPDFIIPAGYIDDLAVMASVLARLHSYKNNNNVKQKVDTLLPDICLDPE